From the genome of Papaver somniferum cultivar HN1 chromosome 2, ASM357369v1, whole genome shotgun sequence, one region includes:
- the LOC113354175 gene encoding LOW QUALITY PROTEIN: germin-like protein subfamily T member 2 (The sequence of the model RefSeq protein was modified relative to this genomic sequence to represent the inferred CDS: deleted 1 base in 1 codon; substituted 1 base at 1 genomic stop codon), which translates to MAAAKFSIKTTSPFFLVLCLTVFLFFTLSCFADPDELQDFCVADLNATTILNWFPSKPVSEVTSNDFFYSGLVKEASTANPLGLGVRLGDVNNFPGLNTVGLSVNRADFAPGGVIPLHTHPRASEAVFIIKGEVLVGFITTTNVLYSKVLKAGEMFIVPKGLVHXFLKNVGRGKASGLAIFNSQLAGTAILANNLFGSKPTTPTDILAKNFPVDENVITSIKSKFGN; encoded by the exons ATGGCTGCTGCTAAGTTTAGTATCAAAACTACATCACCATTCTTCCTAGTTCTGTGTTTAACTGTGTTCCTATTTTTTACTTTGTCATGCTTTGCTGATCCAGACGAGCTACAAGACTTTTGTGTTGCTGACTTGAATGCCACAACTATCCTGAATTGGTTCCCTAGCAAGCCGGTGTCCGAAGTTACATCAAATGATTTCTTTTATAGTGGCTTGGTGAAAGAAGCAAGCACAGCGAATCCCTTAGGGCTTGGAGTGAGATTAGGTGATGTTAATAATTTCCCTGGGTTAAACACCGTTGGACTTTCGGTAAACCGAGCCGACTTTGCACCTGGTGGAGTGATTCCACTGCACACACACCCTCGCGCAAGTGAAGCTGTATTTATCATAAAAGGGGAAGTTCTTGTCGGGTTCATAACTACTACTAATGTTTTGTACTCAAAGGTTCTCAAAGCTGGAGAGATGTTTATTGTTCCGAAAGGACTTGTGCAC TAATTTCTAAAGAACGTTGGACGGGGGAAGGCTAGCGGGCTAGCTATTTTCAATAGTCAACTGGCCGGAACTGCAATACTTGCTAATAACCTCTTTGGTTCTAAGCCAACAACTCCTACCGATATCTTGGCTAAGAACTTCCCAGTTGATGAGAACGTCATCACCAGCATAAAATCCAAGTTTGGTAACTAA